The region gatttcatttttgggcttagatataacatgctgcacgtgcacacgtaggttttggcttagtaaaccctttttgcaacaacctgtacaataccaaatataatatatacgaCACTGGCAGAAGTTGAAAGATGAAACGTCAAAAACACGTGTGTTTCGCGTTTGACGTTTGGTTTGTGTTGCATTCGTAATCGTATAACATTGTAAACAAAAGCTTTATAATACAAATCTTTcacttaaaatataaataatttcaataaacaaaatgcTCCTGAAAAAGCTATACACTCTGGTGTTCCTACGCACCGACACCGCCATATTACTAGGCTTGAAAAAGCGTGGCTTTGGCTGCAACAAGTGGAACGGATTTGGCGGCAAAATTGAGCCGAAAGAAACGGTTATTGAAGCTGCTCTACGTGAGCTGTACGAGGAATGCTGCGTCACCGTCAAACCCGAGAACCTACAGAGCATCGGCCAACTGGAGTTCACCTTCGAAGGTGACCCCATGATGATGGACGTCAGAGTTTACTCCGCGAAGGTATTCGAGGGAACCCCGACTGAGACTGAAGAAATGAACCCTAAATGGTTCCCGTACGACCAGATACCTTTTAAAGACATGTGGCTCGACGATGCCCTCTGGTTTCCATACATGCTCAAGGGCCAGCCTTTCTATGGCAAGTTCCACTACCAGGGGTTTGATAAGATATTGCATTACACTGTTGAGGAGCTGGACTCTATGGaacagttttatttgaaatataaatgaggTGCTTGAACTCTTGCAGGCTTTGAATTTGTCAGGATTACCAAGATGGGATGTTACTATAATTAGTTTTCAACAGTATTCAGTGGCCCACTACAACTAGCAAAGGATGATTAATTATACTGCTTTAGCTAGCTATTCAAATTGTTGCTCATTAGGAAACAATAACATAAGTCTGTGataaatttacctacttgttagtttaaactgtaaaataaaacatttgtgataaaaaacataacttattttattttataatcactaagtattaatttaaacttaacCAAGaaccttataaataaatgctattcaagttttctttatttacacaTACATCATTCATATtagtatttacaaaaaatcattttccctCATTTACTGTTTTAAGGCTGTGattttaagaaaatatttggataaaaatttaattatcagttgtttttagtataaatttagaatgtttgattataaatacataagacTACCATTACaacatacataagtacctaacattTGCACAATTTAATTGTGCTGTACCTACTTGCATAACCAAGTGATTAACTCAGAGCCAGCTGTAAAATCTTGTGAAAGCTTCATAAAACCAGGCTTTTGAGATACATTAGGTATTAAAGCATTCATCAGTTTAAAAAGCATCAACCAATCATAACTAAAAAATTCACAGAAATATTTCATCTATGCTCTCCATATAACTAAACTAAACAGAAAGAAGATGtcctacaaaaatataactttaaaaatCAAAGACGAACAAAACGACCATGGAAGaaggtattattaaaacaatGATATACTAGTCTAGCATCAATATTGATATTCTTCATTGATCAAACAAACCTCACTCCACATCATCCACATAACCACAAATCCATGTTGAAAAACAGTGGTGGAAGCTTGGACTTTATTCCAAAAACTGGGCCATAGGGTTGCTCCAATCAAACATAGCACTGGCTAGTTTATGCAACTTTTAACATTGGCATCCATTCATCACTCTTCACTGGGCGCCAGCGAGGCTCGGGCCAGATTCCTGACTAGTGCGAGTCTCA is a window of Plutella xylostella chromosome 17, ilPluXylo3.1, whole genome shotgun sequence DNA encoding:
- the LOC105383187 gene encoding oxidized purine nucleoside triphosphate hydrolase, which translates into the protein MLLKKLYTLVFLRTDTAILLGLKKRGFGCNKWNGFGGKIEPKETVIEAALRELYEECCVTVKPENLQSIGQLEFTFEGDPMMMDVRVYSAKVFEGTPTETEEMNPKWFPYDQIPFKDMWLDDALWFPYMLKGQPFYGKFHYQGFDKILHYTVEELDSMEQFYLKYK